The DNA window CAGGTCATCGTTCAGGCGGTCTTTCAGCGTTCCCATGGACGGAGAAACTACCCTTGCCGTCATGCGTAAGCGCCCCCTTATCACCGCTGCCGCCGCACTGACCGCCCTGGGTGGCGCGACGTTCGCCTATGCCTCCCTGATCGAGCGCAACGCGTTCACCCTGCGCCGGTTCGACGTGCCGGTGCTGGAACCGGATGCCGAACCACTGCGGATCCTGCACATCTCGGACCTGCACATGATGCCGGACCAGCGCCGCAAGCAGGACTGGGTGGCCGCGCTGATCGGCACCGACCCGGACCTGGTGATCAACACCGGGGACAACCTGTCCTCGCCGCACGCGGTGCCCGGGGTGCTGCGCGCTCTGGAGCCGATGCTCGACCTGCCCGGTGCGTTCGTCTTCGGTTCCAACGACTACAAGGGCCCGAAATTCAAGAACCCCCTGAGGTACGTGCTGCCCGGCGAGCGGGAGTACGTGCAGGGCAACGACCTGCCCACCGAGGACCTGCGGGCCGCCCTCGTCGACGCCGGCTGGGCCGACCTGAACAACGCGCGCACCACGCTGAAAGCGGGCGGCCGCTCGATCGAGCTGGCCGGTGTGGACGACCCGCACATCAGCCAGGACGACTACGACTCGGTGGCCGGCCCGATCAGCCCCGGTGCCGACCTGCACCTCGGCGTCACCCACACACCGGCGTCCCGGGTCCTCGACGCGATGGCCGCCGACGGCTTCGACCTGCTGCTGGCCGGTCACACCCACGGCGGCCAGGTCTGCGTGCCGCTCGTCGGCGCGCTCACCACCAACTGCGACCTCCCGCTCTCGATGGCGAAAGGCCTGCACCGCTGGCCCGGCTCGGACTCCTGGCTGCACGTCTCGGCCGGCCTGGGCACCCATCCGACCGCCCCGATCCGCTTCGCCTGCCGCCCGGAGGCCACCCTGCTCACCTTGATATCGCGCTGACCTGCGTTTTTGCGGATTAGGGGTACCCGTTTTCGCGGAGCCGGGACGGTCGGCTAGTATTTCTCCTGCAGCTCGGGGTGTGGCGCAGCTTGGTAGCGCGCTTCGTTCGGGACGAAGAGGCCGTGGGTTCAAATCCCGCCACCCCGACCACGTAGTTGCAGGTAAGGCCCGGCTCCCCCTCGGGGGAGCCGGGCCTTCCGCTTACCCGAGCCACAAACACAGCAGCGTGTGGATTTCGGGGGCGGAGCGCGCCCGAATCACACACGCGGGAATGCGGGGCTAGACGGCGAGCTGCGGGCGTGGGGCGACGGTTCGGGGGGCCACCTGCTGGGGCACGGCGTAGGGGCCGATCATCTGCTCGACGGCCGGCGCCACCGAGGGGCGGTCGCCGAGCTGCATGAGCCTCGTGGCGCGGGCCAGGGAGCCGGTCTCGCCGTCGCGGAAGCCCTCGCGGTAACCGCGCTCGTAGCGTTCGCCGCGGCCTAGGGCACGGCCGAGCGCGAAGCACGAGGAGCCGGCGAGGGCGAGCAGGAAGAGCATCGCGAAGGGTGTCACAGAACTTTCCTTCCGGGGCGCAAGCCACTTAATAGGCGAAAAATACCCGAAAAGGACATACTTTGCGGTATTGCATGGAGCAAGTACCTCTACGGGTGACGGAAAAGCGTCCCGGGGCATGTGACAAGCTGGGACCTTGTGACTGACTCCGACCTCGCCCGCCAGGTTCGCACCGTGAGCCGGCTGACCGGCGAATTCACTCTGCGTTCCGGCCGCACCGCTACCGAATACTTTGACAAGTACCAGTTCGAGGCCGACCCGGTGCTCCTCGACAAGCTGGCCGAGCAGCTGGCAGTGCTGATCCCGGAGGGCACCGAGGTCCTCGCCGGCCTGGAGATGGGCGGCATCGCGGTCGTCACGGCCCTCGCCCGGCACGCCAAGCTGCCCACCGCGTTCGTCCGCAAGCAGGCCAAGCAGTACGGAACCGCCCGGCTGGCCGAGGGCGCCGAGGTCGCCGGCCGACGGGTTCTGATCGTCGAGGACGTGGTCACCTCGGGCGGGCAGGTCGTGCTCTCCACCAACGACCTGCGGCGTCTCGGCGCGCACGTGGACCACGCGGTGTGCGTGATCGACCGGCAGGAGGGCGGCGCCGCCGCCCTGGCCACCGAGGGAATCACCCTCCGCGCGCTGCTGACCCGAGCCGACCTGGACGCGGTCGCCTGACCGCCTTCGTGCGTCGTTGAGCTTGTGAATTCGCGCCGGTATCCCCGTTCACGCACCTGCGCGGATTCACGAGCTCGGGATCTCAGAGGAGCCGTTTCGAGTCCAGAGAGGCCGATGCAGCGTTGCCGGGCTTAGAGCGCGTCGCTTCCCTTCTGCCCTGCATGCCACTGCTGGCCATCCCGGCCTGGAGCGTGTGGCGAATGGTCCGTGGCGCGCGGCTCGGCGACTGGCGTCGGCCAGGATGGTTCGGCCACGCCGCATGGGCGTCCTTCGCCCTGCTGGCCTTGGTGTGGCTGTGGGGAGCCCTGTCCGGCGGACTCGACATCGAGGAGACCTGCCGGCTGCGCCATCACGAGCCGTACGACGAGGCGTATTACCAGGCTCATCGAGACGACTACTTCCGGCTCTTCCCCCTGAGCCAGAAGTGCAACGCCGGTTACGACCTGGTTGCCCCCTGGGTCAACCCCGCCGTGGCCGTGCTGTTCCTGCTCCTGCTGGCCGCCCTGACCGGACTGGTGGGCTCCGTCAGCTCGTCTCTTGGCGGACCCAGTCGGCGTAGGCCGGGTTCGCCGCCAGGATCGGCAGAGCCAGGACGCAGGGAACGTCGTAGGGGTGCTCGGCGCCGGCCCGCTCGATGATGCGTTCCACCAGGTCCACGCGGGTGTGCAGGGCCACCCGGGCCTCCGGGTCGTCCTGCACCGCGCCGTCCCAGCGGTAGATCGAGCGGATCGCAGCGATCTGCTGGCCACAGGCGGCCAGGCGGTCGGCGACCAGGCGGCGGGTGAAGCCGGCCAGCCACTCCGGATCGGCGGCCGTGATCACTACCTCGCAGATGTCCGTGGTCATGAGTCCTTCTTACCGATCTCGGCGGCGAGCAGTTCGGCGATCTGGACCGTGTTGAGCGCCGCGCCCTTGCGCCTGTTGTCGCCGGTCACGAAGAACGACAGGGCTCGCGGGTCGTCCATCGCCCGGCGGATCCGGCCCACCCAGGACGGATCGGTGCCGACCGCGTCGATCGGCATCGGGAACTCGCCGGCCTCCGGATCGTCCACCACGATCACCCCAGGGGCGTTGCGCAGCACCTGACGGGCCGCGTCGGCGGTCACCTCGGCGGCGAAGACCGCGTGCACCGCGATCGAGTGGCCGGTCACGACCGGGACCCGGACGCAGGTGGCCGAGACCTTCAGCGCCGGCATGCCGAGGATCTTGCGAGATTCGTTACGGAGTTTGAGCTCCTCGGAGGACCAGCCGAGCCCGGCGGGCTCACCGGACCACGGCACCACGTTCAGCGCGAGCGGCGCCGGGAAGGGTCCGAGATCGTCGCCGACGGCCTGGCGCACGTTGCCGGGACGGGAGCCGAGGAGCCGGTCGCCGGCCACCTTGGTCAGCTGGTCGTGCAGGGTGTCCACGCCGTCCTGACCGGCGCCGGAGGCCGACTGGTACGACGCCAGGACCAGCTCACGCAGGCCGAACTCGTAGTGCAGCGGCGCCACCGCCATGATCATCGCGGCGGTGGTGCAGTTGGCGCTCGCCACGATCCCGCGCGGGCGGTGCCGGAGCACCTCGCGGTTCACCTCGGGCACCACGAGCGGCACGTCCGGTTCCATCCGGAACGCGGACGAGTTGTCGACCACGACGGCGCCGCGGGCGGTCGCGATCGGCGCCCACTGCACCGAGACGTCGTCGGGGACGTCGAACATCGCCACGTCGACGCCGTCGAAGGCCTCCGCGGTCAGTTCCCGTACTTCGAGCTCCTCGCCCCGGCAGGTGAGCACCTTGCCACTGGAACGGGCGGAAGCGATGAGCCGGATCTCGCCCCAGACGTTGCGCCGGGACGAGAGCAGCTCGAGCATGACGGAACCGACGGAGCCGGTGGCTCCGACGACGGCGAGCGTGGGCTGCGCCATCGCGCGGGTTACCGGCCGGTGCCCGCGTAGACGACGGCCTCCTCGTTGCCACCCAGATCGAACTGGTCGTGGACGGCACGCACCGCGGTGTCGAGGTCGGTGTCACGGCAGACCACCGAGACCCGGATCTCCGACGTGGAGATCATCTCGATGTTCACCCCGGCCGCGCCGATGCAGGCGAAGAAGGCCGCCGCGACGCCCGGGTGCGAGCGCATGCCGGCGCCGATCAGCGACACCTTGCCCACGTGGTCGTCGAAGAGCAGACTCTTGAACTTGATCTGGTCCTTGATCTTGTCAAGGGCGGTCATCGCGGTCGGGCCGTCGGCTTTCGGCAGCGTGAACGAGATGTCCGTGCGACCGGTGCCCTCGGTGGAGATGTTCTGCACGATCATGTCGATGTTGATCTCGGCCTGGGCGACCGTCTCGAAGATGCGGCCGGCCGAACCGGGCTCGTCCGGGACGCCCACGATCGTGATCTTGGCTTCGCTGCGTTCGTGCGCGACCCCGGTGATCAATGCTTGCTCCACGTCAGGGTCCTCCATCGATCCGGTGACGAGCGTGCCTTCTTTGTTCGAGTACGAAGAGCGTACGTGGATCGGCACCTTGAAGCGGCGCGCGTACTCCACGCATCGCAACATCAGCACCTTCGCCCCACCGGCGGCAAGCTCGAGCATCTCCTCGTACGTGATCTGCTTGATGTGCTTGGCGTTCGGCACGATGCGAGGGTCGGCGGTGAAGACGCCGTCCACGTCGGTGTAGATCTCACACACGTCCGC is part of the Actinoplanes missouriensis 431 genome and encodes:
- a CDS encoding metallophosphoesterase → MRKRPLITAAAALTALGGATFAYASLIERNAFTLRRFDVPVLEPDAEPLRILHISDLHMMPDQRRKQDWVAALIGTDPDLVINTGDNLSSPHAVPGVLRALEPMLDLPGAFVFGSNDYKGPKFKNPLRYVLPGEREYVQGNDLPTEDLRAALVDAGWADLNNARTTLKAGGRSIELAGVDDPHISQDDYDSVAGPISPGADLHLGVTHTPASRVLDAMAADGFDLLLAGHTHGGQVCVPLVGALTTNCDLPLSMAKGLHRWPGSDSWLHVSAGLGTHPTAPIRFACRPEATLLTLISR
- the pyrE gene encoding orotate phosphoribosyltransferase, with the translated sequence MTDSDLARQVRTVSRLTGEFTLRSGRTATEYFDKYQFEADPVLLDKLAEQLAVLIPEGTEVLAGLEMGGIAVVTALARHAKLPTAFVRKQAKQYGTARLAEGAEVAGRRVLIVEDVVTSGGQVVLSTNDLRRLGAHVDHAVCVIDRQEGGAAALATEGITLRALLTRADLDAVA
- the cutA gene encoding divalent-cation tolerance protein CutA, with the translated sequence MTTDICEVVITAADPEWLAGFTRRLVADRLAACGQQIAAIRSIYRWDGAVQDDPEARVALHTRVDLVERIIERAGAEHPYDVPCVLALPILAANPAYADWVRQETS
- a CDS encoding aspartate-semialdehyde dehydrogenase, with the protein product MAQPTLAVVGATGSVGSVMLELLSSRRNVWGEIRLIASARSSGKVLTCRGEELEVRELTAEAFDGVDVAMFDVPDDVSVQWAPIATARGAVVVDNSSAFRMEPDVPLVVPEVNREVLRHRPRGIVASANCTTAAMIMAVAPLHYEFGLRELVLASYQSASGAGQDGVDTLHDQLTKVAGDRLLGSRPGNVRQAVGDDLGPFPAPLALNVVPWSGEPAGLGWSSEELKLRNESRKILGMPALKVSATCVRVPVVTGHSIAVHAVFAAEVTADAARQVLRNAPGVIVVDDPEAGEFPMPIDAVGTDPSWVGRIRRAMDDPRALSFFVTGDNRRKGAALNTVQIAELLAAEIGKKDS
- a CDS encoding aspartate kinase, giving the protein MALVVQKYGGSSVATAERIKRVAERIVAARKAGDDVVVVVSAMGDTTDELVDLANQVSPLPPGREMDMLLTAGERISMALLAMAIHNLGYEARSYTGSQAGVLTTSTHGKARIIDVTPGRLRTALDEGAIAIVAGFQGVSQDTKDITTLGRGGSDTTAVALAAALHADVCEIYTDVDGVFTADPRIVPNAKHIKQITYEEMLELAAGGAKVLMLRCVEYARRFKVPIHVRSSYSNKEGTLVTGSMEDPDVEQALITGVAHERSEAKITIVGVPDEPGSAGRIFETVAQAEINIDMIVQNISTEGTGRTDISFTLPKADGPTAMTALDKIKDQIKFKSLLFDDHVGKVSLIGAGMRSHPGVAAAFFACIGAAGVNIEMISTSEIRVSVVCRDTDLDTAVRAVHDQFDLGGNEEAVVYAGTGR